The Gordonia sp. KTR9 genome contains a region encoding:
- a CDS encoding SWIM zinc finger family protein: protein MTVRKKGTQRRGERGTIAVRGYGLTSWSRAFVDVVEGRGADGESVADSRRITKARRYFRDRHVRGLRIGAGQVTASVEGTQLEPFDVILTTRTVDTATLATLLRERAAVDELMLLTRGEQPPTLGELLVPTESADVETDCTCPDEAPRCIHALVTCYEVAAEIDRTPLTLLTVMGTDLRALLAEIDSRPAEARTSDDAGSSDSLRPDDYYGTTSTLPALPSPSRMNPLTALDGGELRAALRATGVAPADIAETIDELGDLYDRLTADDS, encoded by the coding sequence ATGACGGTGCGCAAGAAGGGCACGCAACGCCGGGGCGAACGGGGCACGATCGCGGTCCGCGGTTACGGCCTCACCTCGTGGTCGCGCGCCTTCGTCGACGTCGTGGAGGGACGCGGAGCCGACGGCGAGTCGGTCGCCGACAGCCGCCGCATCACCAAGGCGCGCAGGTATTTCCGTGATCGGCATGTGCGCGGTCTGCGGATCGGCGCCGGACAGGTGACGGCCTCGGTCGAGGGCACACAGCTCGAACCGTTCGATGTCATCCTGACCACCCGCACCGTCGACACCGCCACGCTCGCGACCCTTCTCCGCGAGCGGGCCGCCGTCGACGAACTCATGTTGCTGACACGCGGCGAGCAACCGCCGACGTTGGGCGAGCTGTTGGTGCCCACCGAGTCCGCCGACGTCGAGACCGACTGCACCTGCCCCGACGAGGCCCCGCGGTGCATCCACGCGCTCGTCACCTGCTACGAGGTCGCCGCCGAGATCGACCGCACCCCGCTGACCCTGCTCACCGTCATGGGCACCGACCTGCGGGCACTGCTGGCCGAGATCGATTCGCGCCCCGCGGAAGCACGGACGTCGGACGACGCCGGATCGTCGGACTCCCTGCGACCCGACGACTACTACGGCACCACGTCGACGCTGCCGGCGCTCCCGTCGCCGTCGCGGATGAATCCGCTGACCGCGCTCGACGGCGGGGAGTTGCGCGCCGCGTTGCGCGCGACCGGCGTGGCGCCCGCCGACATCGCCGAGACGATCGACGAACTCGGCGACCTCTACGACCGCCTCACCGCCGACGATTCGTAG
- the nrdF gene encoding class 1b ribonucleoside-diphosphate reductase subunit beta: MTSTESHSPADGAPIKLVSRVSAINWNRVPDEKDAEVWDRLTGNFWLPEKVPVSNDIPSWGTLTEYEKQLTMRVFTGLTLLDTIQGTVGAVSLIPDATTPHEEAVLTNIAFMESVHAKSYSSIFSTLCSTKEIDEAFRWSEENEQLQRKARIVMDYYRGDDPLKRKVASTLLESFLFYSGFYLPMYWSSRAKLTNTADLIRLIIRDEAVHGYYIGYKYQRGLEVETPERRQELKDYTFELLFELYDNESDYTEALYDEVGLSEDVKKFLRYNANKALMNLGYEAMFPRDETDVNPAILSALSPNADENHDFFSGSGSSYVIGKAVNTEDEDWDF, encoded by the coding sequence ATGACCTCCACCGAAAGCCACAGCCCCGCCGACGGCGCACCCATCAAGCTGGTCAGCCGGGTCTCGGCGATCAACTGGAACCGCGTCCCCGACGAGAAGGACGCCGAGGTGTGGGATCGCCTCACCGGCAACTTCTGGCTGCCCGAGAAGGTGCCGGTGTCCAACGACATCCCGTCGTGGGGCACGCTCACCGAGTACGAGAAGCAGCTCACCATGCGGGTGTTCACCGGACTCACCCTGCTCGACACCATCCAGGGCACGGTCGGCGCGGTGTCGCTGATCCCGGACGCGACCACTCCGCACGAGGAGGCGGTACTCACCAACATCGCGTTCATGGAGTCGGTGCACGCCAAGAGCTACAGTTCGATCTTCTCCACGCTCTGCTCCACCAAGGAGATCGACGAGGCGTTCCGCTGGTCGGAGGAGAACGAGCAACTCCAGCGCAAGGCTCGGATCGTCATGGACTACTACCGTGGCGACGATCCGCTGAAGCGCAAGGTCGCCTCGACGCTGCTCGAGTCGTTCCTGTTCTACTCCGGCTTCTACCTGCCGATGTACTGGTCGAGCCGCGCGAAGCTCACCAACACCGCCGACCTGATCCGTCTGATCATTCGCGACGAGGCCGTGCACGGGTACTACATCGGTTACAAGTACCAGCGCGGGCTCGAGGTCGAGACCCCGGAGCGTCGTCAGGAGCTCAAGGACTACACCTTCGAGTTGCTGTTCGAGCTGTATGACAACGAGAGCGACTACACCGAGGCGCTCTACGACGAGGTCGGGCTCAGCGAGGACGTCAAGAAGTTCCTGCGCTACAACGCGAACAAGGCCCTGATGAACCTGGGTTACGAGGCGATGTTCCCGCGCGACGAGACCGACGTGAACCCGGCGATCCTGTCGGCCCTGTCGCCCAACGCCGACGAGAACCACGACTTCTTCTCCGGGTCGGGCAGCTCATACGTCATCGGCAAGGCCGTCAACACCGAGGATGAGGACTGGGACTTCTAG
- the nrdE gene encoding class 1b ribonucleoside-diphosphate reductase subunit alpha, translating into MSPTAAVSDTTSASKSGVHPGPAGHDPGELDYHALNAMLNLYDADGKIQFDKDREAANQYFLQHVNQNTVFFHDRDEKLDYLIEENYYEPEVLAKYDRAFVNELFDYAYGKKFRFPTFLGAFKYYTSYTLKTFDGKRYLERFEDRVCMVALTLADGDTTLARNLVDEIIEGRFQPATPTFLNSGKKQRGEPVSCFLLRIEDNMESIGRSINSALQLSKRGGGVALLLSNIREHGAPIKKIENQSSGVIPIMKLLEDSFSYANQLGARQGAGAVYLHAHHPDIYRFLDTKRENADEKIRIKTLSLGVVIPDITFELAKANDDMYLFSPYDVERVYGVPFADINVTDKYHEMVEDRRIRKTKIKAREFFQTLAELQFESGYPYIMFEDTVNRANPIDGKITHSNLCSEILQVSTPSTFNDDLSYAEVGKDISCNLGSLNIAKTMDSPDIGQTIETAIRGLTAVSDQTSITSVPSIEHGNNNSHAIGLGQMNLHGYLARERVFYGSEEGIDFTNIYFYTVLFHALRASNRIAKERGRAFTGFEKSKYASGEFFDKYLEKVWEPQTQKVRDLFGQAGIHIPTQDDWRELKAAVQRDGIYNQNLQAVPPTGSISYINHSTSSIHPVAAKIEIRKEGKIGRVYYPAPYMTNDNLEYYQDAYEIGYEKIIDTYAAATQHVDQGLSLTLFFKDTATTRDVNKAQIYAWRKGIKTLYYIRLRQIALEGTEVEGCVSCML; encoded by the coding sequence GTGTCGCCCACCGCCGCAGTCTCGGACACCACTTCAGCCAGCAAGTCGGGCGTGCACCCCGGACCTGCGGGGCATGATCCCGGAGAGCTTGACTACCACGCGCTCAACGCGATGCTCAACCTGTACGACGCCGACGGCAAGATCCAGTTCGACAAGGATCGCGAGGCCGCGAACCAGTACTTCCTGCAGCACGTCAACCAGAACACGGTCTTCTTCCACGACCGCGACGAGAAGCTCGACTACCTCATCGAGGAGAACTACTACGAGCCCGAGGTCCTCGCGAAGTACGACCGCGCGTTCGTGAACGAGCTCTTCGACTACGCCTACGGCAAGAAGTTCCGGTTCCCGACCTTCCTCGGCGCGTTCAAGTACTACACGAGCTACACCCTCAAGACCTTCGACGGAAAGCGGTACCTCGAGCGGTTCGAGGATCGCGTGTGCATGGTGGCACTGACCCTGGCCGACGGCGACACGACCCTCGCCCGGAATCTCGTCGACGAGATCATCGAAGGGCGCTTCCAGCCGGCCACGCCGACCTTCCTCAACTCGGGCAAGAAGCAGCGTGGTGAGCCGGTCTCGTGCTTCCTGCTGCGTATCGAGGACAACATGGAGTCGATCGGCCGGTCGATCAACTCCGCGCTGCAGCTGTCCAAGCGGGGCGGCGGAGTTGCGTTGCTGCTCAGCAACATCCGTGAGCATGGTGCGCCGATCAAGAAGATCGAGAACCAGAGTTCGGGTGTCATCCCGATCATGAAGCTGCTCGAGGACTCCTTCTCCTACGCCAACCAGCTCGGCGCCCGGCAGGGTGCGGGCGCGGTGTACCTGCATGCGCACCACCCCGACATCTACCGCTTCCTCGACACCAAGCGTGAGAACGCGGACGAGAAGATCCGCATCAAGACGCTCTCGCTCGGTGTGGTGATCCCGGACATCACGTTCGAGCTGGCCAAGGCCAACGACGACATGTACCTGTTCAGTCCGTACGACGTCGAACGTGTCTACGGCGTTCCCTTCGCCGACATCAACGTGACGGACAAGTACCACGAGATGGTCGAGGATCGCCGCATCCGTAAGACCAAGATCAAGGCCCGCGAGTTCTTCCAGACCCTCGCCGAGCTGCAGTTCGAGTCGGGTTACCCGTACATCATGTTCGAGGACACGGTGAACCGGGCGAACCCGATCGACGGTAAGATCACCCACTCGAATCTGTGCTCGGAGATCCTGCAGGTGTCGACGCCGTCGACCTTCAACGACGATCTGTCGTATGCCGAAGTAGGCAAAGACATCTCGTGCAACCTGGGGTCGCTGAACATCGCCAAGACGATGGATTCGCCCGACATCGGACAGACCATCGAGACCGCGATCCGCGGACTCACCGCGGTCAGCGACCAGACCTCGATCACGTCGGTGCCCTCGATCGAGCACGGCAACAACAACTCGCACGCCATCGGACTCGGACAGATGAACCTGCACGGGTATCTGGCACGCGAGCGCGTCTTCTACGGCAGCGAAGAAGGCATCGACTTCACGAACATCTACTTCTACACGGTGCTGTTCCACGCCCTGCGCGCGTCGAACAGGATCGCCAAGGAGCGAGGGCGGGCTTTCACCGGCTTCGAGAAGTCCAAGTACGCGAGCGGCGAGTTCTTCGACAAGTACCTCGAGAAGGTGTGGGAGCCGCAGACCCAGAAGGTGCGGGATCTGTTCGGCCAGGCCGGAATCCACATTCCCACGCAGGACGACTGGCGTGAGCTGAAGGCCGCCGTCCAGCGCGACGGTATCTACAATCAGAACCTCCAGGCAGTCCCGCCGACCGGCTCGATCAGCTACATCAACCACTCGACCAGCTCGATCCACCCGGTCGCCGCCAAGATCGAGATCCGCAAGGAAGGCAAGATCGGCCGCGTCTACTACCCGGCGCCGTACATGACGAACGACAACCTGGAGTACTACCAGGACGCGTACGAGATCGGGTACGAGAAGATCATCGACACCTACGCCGCGGCCACGCAGCACGTCGACCAGGGTCTCAGCCTGACGCTCTTCTTCAAGGACACCGCCACGACGCGTGACGTCAACAAGGCGCAGATCTACGCATGGCGCAAGGGGATCAAGACGCTCTACTACATCCGCCTGCGTCAGATCGCGCTCGAGGGGACCGAGGTGGAGGGCTGCGTCAGCTGCATGTTGTGA